The Sphaerodactylus townsendi isolate TG3544 linkage group LG02, MPM_Stown_v2.3, whole genome shotgun sequence DNA segment TGGCTGAGATGTACTTTGCAAACAGGCTGATTTTCCAGCCATTGTGGGGGATTACATGACTGAAACATTACATAGGTTTGTTCTGAGCTGTTTGTGAACTGCCCCAAACTgtcagaaaggcaggatgtaaacacGTTAAATGGAAAAAAGAGTAATCAAGTACCAAACTTGTATCCTATCTCCTGATCAGTTCTTATTTAATTAGTTGATTCAAGTCAAGGTTTACAGGTTATCTTGTGATTTATTTTTGTACAAAGTGTATATCAtttgggttttcccggctgtgtggctgtggtctggtagtttatgctcctaatgtttcacccacatctctcTTAgaatgccagtcatagatgcaggcaaaatgttagcagcaaaaactaccagaccacacagcctggaaaatcctggaaaacccacaacagtcagttgattccaactataagaaatccttcaacaatacctaTATCATTTCATCATATGCCATACCTTATGAGATGCTTAATAGGCATCCGATGAGATACAATTCCTATGCAATGTCTAGCACCAATCTCATTCGTATACTTACCTCAGAAATTTTCAAATGGTGTTCTGCTGTAATCCCAGATAAATCAGCATGTTGATTAAAGACATTTCTTATGCCTAGTCTCTGCAAAAAGTGTTTGAAATCATAGGATTGATAAGTGGAGAATTTTGGAATCCATAAGTCTATATTTCTGTCaagaaaaatagcaaaaaaacccaccatcaAACAAACATTACTTGACAATTTTATTTAAACAACATATACATTGTAAATTGAATTGTTGTGCAAAAACCGCAAAACAATTTTGTTAGAACGTTTTTTTCAATATCTCACTTTTGTGTTTTATTATCAGATTGTTTCCTTATTTGATGTTTGTGTTAGTTTTATTTAACATTCATAACTTATAACTAAAATAGCATGCATTCTGTTTGGAGTCAACTATCACGTCTGGTCCAACAGCAGATCTCATGTAGCCTCAGGAGTGGTGGGAGGGCCCAGCAGGGTCCCTGCTTCTTTATGGGGTGGGGAGCTGGGCGCACTTACTGGACAAAGGTGACTCCTCTGCAAGCAGACCTGTGGCCCTGGGTCACAGTTGTGTCTTACGGGAAGCCCAAATCTAAGGGCATGGAGTTGGGTCCATGGCAACATGACAGCAGAACCCCAACGACATAATCAGCCAGCAACACACTCTCACTGTTCTCAAGCAAGGCCCAGAGTGAAGATATGACATCATAACACCTGAAGGGGCCAAACATGAGGGTGACTATCCAACCCATTTAGCATTTGGCCAGCAGCAACCCAGAAGGAAGGAGGCTGGACCCAAGCCTCCTGGGGGTGGGACCCTTGGCCAGGGAtaggccagtcacaaactctcaggaCTGGTGTTGGGTAGAGAATGGACTTATCAGGGGAGCACAGGATGGGAGCActgagaggagggaagaagacAGCAAGTGGAGGGAGCAAGATGGGGATGGTGCTGGcagatctaagaacataagaacataagaacaagccagctggatcagaccaaagtccatctagtccagctctctgctactcgcagtggcccaccaggtgcctttgggagctcacatgtaggatgtgaacgcaatggccttctgcggctgttgctcccgatcacctggtctgttaaggcctttgcaatctcagatcaaagaggatcaagattggtagccataaattgacttctcctccacaaatctgtccaagccccttttaaagctatccaagttagtggccatcaccacctcctgtggcagcatattccaaacaccaatcacacgttgcgtgaagaagtgtttccttttattagtcctaattcttccccccagcattttcaatgagtgccccctggttctagtattgtgagaaagagagaaaaatttctctctgtcaacattttctaccccaggcataattttgtagacttcaatcatatcccccctctggGTGTGTTGGAGCTTGTCCAgccagagaaagggagggataagGTGGTGTAACATCCTTCATCTCTCCTTCTGAGGCTGGCGGAATCTTTCTTCCTTTGGCAGTCACCACAGCAGCCTGCCAGGCATCCTCAGGAGAGTCGACAAGACCTAACATCCTCTTTGTTCTTTTATTCATTTGGTTtagtagattttatttatttgtatcagAGATTCCCACTACTTTTCTCACCACCACAGCAGCTCTTCCACCTATATATGTCCCCGAAACGCCATTGAAAGATGGTTTTGAAAGGGATAAAAAAGTCTTTTGGATTTGGAATTGAACTAAATGCATTCTTGACTCAATTATGTAAAAGTCATTTATACCTGATTAGGAAAACACATGAGGTTTGTTTAATCTCAGACACAGAAACTGAAATGATCAAGGAGTATATGAAAAATTGGGCACAAAATTTAGGGCACAGTGTAAAGCTGGAAACTTGACAAAGATATGGTATTCTTTTTTACTAGGATTTAAGATGTTAAAGAAAATTTCTACAAAATGTATTACCTTATACCTTACGATACCTTATAAATTATCCAGAATGAAAGGAGAATCAgataagtgttggaaatgtggaCAGGAGACAGGCACCTTTTACCATCAGTGGTGGACCAGTAAAAATGTTAAACAGTATTGGCAATAAATTCATATAGAAATGTTAAAGATATTTAAAGAAAAGATGACATTAAAGCCAGAATTGTGTTTTCTGGGTTTTGTGGATACGCAAAGTGAGAAAAGAAATGAGGAGTTATTTAGATACTTATCCACAGCAGTGAGAATTGCTTGAATAACATACAAGAATAACAACCTAAACTTATGGAATTAGTGAGAGTAGCAGACAGGACAAACATTGGACAAACCTGTAAATGAATtggataaaatataaaatgaatatgTAGCTATTTGTTGTAACATCTGaagtttaagaaaatattttgtttatgaaGTCTAGATCCAAAACAAGAATATTCAAGAATGAGTAATAGTGTGAAATTTGGATTAATTTAAATATTGTTTGGTGATGTCAGTGTAATCCAGAGTTCACTAGGGTTGGGATATTTTCATATAAGGAAGCTAAAGAGTTGGGATATTTTCATATAAGAAAGAAAAGACACAACTCTCCCAGATGTATTGAAGAGCCTGAGGTTGTTCACCTCAGAAAGACACCAActttgttatgaactatatattGATATTCCAGGGTTATATTGAAGAGAAAAACAGACAGttcagcaaaggcaaagcaaagcaGCAAGCCTATCCATCTACAAAACCAGAAAAGGTCTGAGACTCTGCTAGTCTGAGCACAACAGACCTGAACTATTGTTAtgttaattttttaatatatttgattGTTCTTCTGTATATTATTTGtttctgaaggaaaaaagaacaagttggaaaactgtttactgtaatttttgtaaGTGTTGAATGTCACAAGGCGCGATCACACTGTCAAAAGAAAGTGAACTCTTTTAGTTTTCAACGTAGGTTGATATCCCTCTTGGAATTTAAGTTGGGTTACATCAGcaggaagttttttttctttcttttgtttggttTATGTAATGAGTAAGTATGGAATTTGGTAGCTGCCTTATTTGAATGGGCAACTTTCTGTATCAGATTCATTTAAGAAAAGAATGTATTTTGGTTATTTGTTGAAATATATTATAGTTTATATGACTATTTATTGAATAAActcaatgaaattaaaaaaacaaaaacaaaacaggtatAAAACCAACAGAAAAACATAGAACTGAGGAAAAACACCCcctcaaggaataagagggaaagtccttttatggattaaaaactggttgagaaacaggaagcaaagggcgggtgtaaatgggaagttctcacaagggaaagatatagggagtggtgtcctccaaggatgtGTTTTGGGACaaatgctctttaacctattcataaatgacctggaagtaggggtgggtagcatagtggccaagtttgcagatgataccaaattatgtagggtggtaagaaccacaaaggattgtgaagagctccaagcgtaccttgataaattaggtgagtgggctaagaaatggcaaatgcagttcaatgtagctaaatgtaaagtgatgcacataggggcaaaaaatccaaacttcacatacacgctacaggggtcagtgctatcagtcacagaccaggaaagggatttgggcatcttagttgatggctccatgggaatgtcaactcaatggatggcagcggtgaaaaaggcaaactctatgctggggataattaagaaaggaattgataataaaactgcccttatataaagccgtggtgtgactgcacttcaCTGGCGTTCCTtcctagggacaaagggtaccctttgtccccgggcgcaccaaTTTTTGTCAcgtgtttggtcacgtgggggcgccagcaaacctttgcagagaaagcagtggACCAGATTGTGTTCCTTTTCCCTgccttagccccgcccactctggacggtggcccactgggccagttccacctctcagcccaagcaagcaagcaagccaccagagcaggacggggagctccgcctccctttgcCCCAGCGTGCATACCTCCTCTTCTGCTGACTGCCCAGGCAGTagcacagaagggaagggaagagcaggCCTGGGAGGAAGCAGCAGTAGGCAGGCATCAAGGCACGTGTGGAAAGAAGCGGGCTCCGGCTTTTGCCTCCAAATCCTGCTGCCAGCAGCCCATGTCCCTCGCAGCCGCCTCGTcacaagaggagagagagaggtttgtttttgCCAGCCCTGCCCattgccccccccttccctccttgccccaaGAGCCACCGCTGCTCAGTggcttgaaaaagtaaaaaaaaaaacctcctgagACGAGACTCCCGAGTCTCAGTCTCCCTCCATGGCTGGCACACTGcagcttgaaaaagaaaaaagttaaaagggggggggggggttgcaagatTTCCTCTCCTTAAGCtgcttgaaaaagtaaaaaaaaaaaacccaactggaGACGTCAGGATACTCTCTCTCTGCAGCATGCggcttgaaaaggttttttttttaaaggaagggggaaacccaAGATCTCCGCTCTCTGCCAGATGcagagcagcttgaaaaagtttttaaaaggaggaacaaaatgaGATCCCAATTCCCAAACACTCCCAAccaaaggaaaatagaaaaaaacccgCCCCCAGGGTTTTTCTTCCCTTACCCCCtggggttgcccccccccctttgcatttctgtctctgttgtattgtcaaaggcttcctggctggattcaactggttgttgtgggttttccggactgtgtggccgtggtctggtagatcttgttcctaacgtttcacctgcatctgtggctggaatcttcagagagagaagtgtgttacacactgcgcCCAGTATTGTAGTTTCATAATTTTACCTTCTTCTGttagtttgggtttgaaatttctatataggtgtctcccagtttgtccccccacccctgccttgtgactaggctgttacttgctaacttgctttggttctacttttaagtttgttgtcttagattttttaaaaacaaccttttctttagaagtggtttgttttcctgtagttcttgctgtgccctgggcaaATCTGTGGGTCTCTCCACTTCAGTAACagtaacagaggccctttccgcatgggtggtaaagagcaccccagggatgctaaaaacagcgtccctggggaggggtttgcacggccaccaccgctgcattgcagcagcaccggcctcacaacccccgagcggcgtgaagatgctgcttctgaacctcactccctgagcaaggtttatcggaagcagcatcttccaaccactgccatgtgaacagcagcagctggaaggcgccattcaccccccttccccaaacaccttaccatcccctctggccttccggcacgttgcacaggccaggggacacgcccaccTGCCCTGCGTCTCCAGAGCAGGCTGTGCTGTCTTCcccacaggccaggggacacacacccctgccctgcgactcctctgcgcaggctgtgccatcttccccacccctaccgggaccattcaggtgcgtcggcgtcatttacgccaacgcacccacacagcgtggccatgcagaaatggcctaatatacaggattttttttaaaaaagagaaacgtctccatgcaaaggcgcgaAAGCAACCCAGGTTGTTCCATGGGTTCAGATTGCTCCCTGAAGGGGTGAAAGGCACATATGTGAATGTGTGGAATCAATTTCTTACAATGGAATCAGTTTCTTACAGATATAGACAGTAACTAAGATAAGAGAAAATACACTTCATATAATATCTAATAGAACAAAATAGCATTAGTACAGTAtgattaataataatttaaatcagaTGACTTCATCCTATTAAACATAATGAATTGTATGGGAGCAGACCTGGCAAAGAAAGCAGAGAAACTGCTTACTTGTATTGAAAATATGTTCTCCATTTATCCAGATCTTCTTTTACAAGAGAACTCTCTAAATCTTTTAGTTTTCCTCGGTCTGGCAGGATGAACAAGGCTACAGCAACGCCTGAATAAGGCACTTCCACCACTGAGCAAAACAATTCTTCATCACGGACAAATTTGTATAAGGCCACTTTATGCATCATATTTGATTTGACAGTTGTGTTTCCATATGCACAAAAATCTTCAATGGTTAAGTCAGGATGGAAGCTCTTTTCCCAGTAACCTTAGGGGGAGAAAATGAGAGATAAGAGAACTATTGAAATATCCATTCAGAAAACACAAATTCTATACAATAGCTACACATGTGTAATCGTGCAAGTGTGTACATGTAAAGAAATCCTCAGCTTCATCAATAACTAGTGGAAAACAGAGAGGTGGCCTGGTAGAGAGACACTGGTTGAGTTGTGCAGTGAACAGAGTATAACAACCTCCTAGCTAAAAGAATCATAATCATTgaatcctaggccctttccgcacgggccatttacagtgggccagggacagcaaaaacgccgtccctgggcagctgttcgcacaggcagtgctgctgcaacgcagaaCCActgtcctgtgcagccccgagcggGGCCGCTTTCcatctcccttcccaagggaggtttttggaaagcgccgccttcccattggcGTGGTGTGAAGCGCACCGGGCCGAAGGcgctgctttcccatccccccccccccactcacctcatcctccagcgtcggtctggagggctgctgagacccgcgcATGTTGCCTTCTTACccctggaggacgaggtgagtggggggggggacgcagaagaggaggctccgtgtggagccgccacttctgtgctggcctctgcgggggccgctcgcacgtcccatgcgaacggccccctcccctccactggcataatttctgccggtggagaagcgccctttctgctgtgtggaaagggccatagagttgaaaggagccacacaggccatctagttcaaccctctcctcaatgcaggatcagcccaaaACATCCTTGACATGTGTTCATGCAGTGCTGCTTGTagactgccaaagagggggagctcaccacctccctaagcaGCTGATCCCACTTCTGAACAATTCTTAGtgtaaaacatttttcttccaccccagcattttcaatgtacgccccctggtttttctatcgtgagaaagagagaaaaatttccttctgtcgacattttctaacccatgcataattttatagacttcaatcctttttgagatgtgccgaccagaactgaacacagtactccaagtgcagtcacaccacggctttatataagggcagttttattatcaattcctttcttaattatccccagcatagagtttactccaagtgtggtcccaccactgccttatattaGGCCATGACAACAAGGACGTGGGTAAGGGgagtttctcgggttcaacccctcccccattgcatgtccgaagctctgcccttcgtttgtggtttttgggtattttttagtgtttttgcagttcttggcctgcagggtatgcagtttttaggctagcagcactaaaatttcagggattttttgggagactctcctgagaacactacccaggtttggtgaggtttggttcaggggatacaaagttatggactcccaaaggaggtgccccatcccccattgtttccaatgggagcaagaagatgggggctgaacatttgaggatccataactttggaccccctgaaccaaacttcaccaaacctgggtggtatcatcaggacagtctcctaaagataccctgaaaggttggtgctgctagcttaacaattgaacccctgacagcaggcatcgcccaaatttccccagattctccttttaaatccaccccctttggcttggatttaaagggagaatctgaggtccccagtttaaacattgaaagtgatgctatttcagaaTGGGGGATgatccacccaaaacagcatcatgttcaatgttgttttaacgggggacaccagattctccttttaaggtggatttaaaaggagcatcaGAGCGGCCACCCAtgtggtgtgtgtgcaaaactcagattttgcactgggctccattttccctagctacacctttgcctggaggggaggcagaagggactgctggctttTGGCTGGGAGCGCAtcctggggggggcagggcgggcagggcaggggagtctgccttcCCTGGCCTCGGAGATCTGCTTTTATTAGCAGTGATGCTGGGGgcaggcttggggaggcatggctatGACcttaggggcaggtgggggcatggccccacccccgaacccaccacctaaaaatctatacctacgccactgcatgacaatctttgcagttttattatctattCATTTCCTAATTAACCCCAGCATCGAGTTTGTGGTACTGCAAGGGTGGCTCCCAGTCATAGgcaaagggaaaaggggaaggaggctGGGTCAATGAGGCTCTGCTTCTCTGTCAGTCCATAGCTGCCCCGCCCCCTATGGGTCCTGGCTGAGGAGGTGGGGTAACTATCAGGATTTGGAATGGAGAGAAGTTAGCCACAGAATGGCTCTCCTTGTTGGGTATTTGTGCAACTTGTTTGCTCGATAGCCCTAATGGCCCTCTCTATGCTTTCCCCATCATCAATATGTAGGGGGTTCTTCTACCACTGCCTCCCTCGTCACCACAAAAGCAGGGCCATATGCCATGGCATCCAAGGGCAACgtggcttgcccccccccccatctgccctCTTCTTCATTGTTACAATTTCTTCTTTTTAGCTGGCTGAACTATTTGTACtgcctttatttaaaaaacaacaccctaAATCTCCAACTTACCTTTGAAGAGAATGTAATTCACAAGGATCATGCGTGTGTTTTTACTGAGATACTTGACTGAGTTGATAATTGTTCCATTAGTTTTGTTCTTTACATAATCATTTATATGCTGCTTAGCTCCTGTGTTATTCAGAAAGTCTATAGAAAAGTCTTCAGCATCATATAAGTGTCTGACGTCTTCCAGAAATGTAGGCAAAACTTCCAATGACTTATCTAAGAACAAAGCACTCCCTGTTTTCACATGGGTTTTCAGGTTGCGACTGTTAAGCCTGTGGATAAGTTGACAAAATCCTTTTTGTATCTCGTTCTGCTCAATCTCTGAAAGGTTAAAAGCTAATCCTTTGTATATCTGACTTTGGGTTTCAGATTTAGCTCCAAGGGACAACATAGCGAGGGCTGAGGAAATGCTGATGGGAGAGAAGAGAATATTTTTGTCTTCTATAGTGGAAGACATTTCTTTGTACAATCTGAATGCAAAATCAGCATTATAAGGGATTATCTTGTGCCAGACATTGTCTCCAGTGTTACATTCTTGGTCCAAGGTAGATTGTCGTTGTTGAGTATTTGGATAACTGCCTTGAACAACATGGAGTCCTATGAAGGGATAATAATGAAACTGCGAACCAATCAGAAACAATGAAAGGAAGATTGTGGCCTTCATTGGGGTTTGTAATTGTTCTGTGGAAAAAACAATCAAACATGGATGTCAATTTCTGCCTCTCCCGCTCATGCCTCTCCCAGTTCCTCCTCCTCAGTGCTGGGGCTTCCAGCCTTGGATTCCTCATTTAATTGACTGGGCAACTGAAGCTGGGCTCATTTTGGCCCTTAAGTGCTTGGCGCACACCTGGCTTCCTCCTCTATGGTATGCAGGTTGTGGCCTTCTTCCTGCCCAGCAAATTTCTCTGACCCCCTTTTATCTGCCTTCTCCTTTGATTCGAGCCTTAActactgccctgcccctgcctcccttttcctttctccttttattGTTTTCTTGCAGGTCTCCCATTCCTCATGGGTGAAGTTTAAGCCTTTCACTGTGGTTCCTGTTGGTACTGCAGGAAGATAAGACCATCagctttctcccctccttcttGGGCCAGTGTCAGGCCTTGGCAGAACTTCCTATTATACACCAGAGGCTGTtgaagcattcattcattcattcatccatccatccatccatccatccatccatccatccatccatccatccatccatccatccatccatccatccatccatccattccatccatccatccatccatccatccatccatccatccatccatccatccatccatccatccatccatccatccatccatccatccatccatccatccatccatccatccatccattccatccattccatccatccatccatccatccatccatccatccatccatccatccatccatccatccatccatccatccatccatccatccatccatccatccatccatccatccatccatccatccatccatccatccatccatccattcattcattcattcattcattcattcattctacttataggctgccctttctcttgtgggctcagggcagcttccaaaatGAAATcctaacaataaaatcaataacaatGAACTATACAGCCTGTAACACTTCACAGCAAACTAATCCAAGATGGTGCTAAAACTCTAGCAAAGTTAAAACAGATAAATTCCGCTATATACTCAGTTTCCATACTGGTGTAATGAACAACTCTGGAACAATTGGGTggagtcccacagggcccaggtcgCAACCAACAGAGTACTCCACCAGGCCTGGtcagtgctgaaaaagccctttcCCTGCCTGAGTACAACCAGATGATTTTCAGGGCAGGCATGACCTGCTCTTCCCATCTCACTACTGTCCTGTTTCAGATAAATTTCCCCATGCTCATTGTCCATACTGGTGTAATGGGGGAAAAGGAATAAACAGGACAGAATTAAGGAAAGGGAAGATGGAATATTGTTTCTGACTCATCCatacgcctggtggaacaattctgtttaacaggccctgcaaaattg contains these protein-coding regions:
- the LOC125426376 gene encoding alpha-1-antitrypsin-like, with translation MKATIFLSLFLIGSQFHYYPFIGLHVVQGSYPNTQQRQSTLDQECNTGDNVWHKIIPYNADFAFRLYKEMSSTIEDKNILFSPISISSALAMLSLGAKSETQSQIYKGLAFNLSEIEQNEIQKGFCQLIHRLNSRNLKTHVKTGSALFLDKSLEVLPTFLEDVRHLYDAEDFSIDFLNNTGAKQHINDYVKNKTNGTIINSVKYLSKNTRMILVNYILFKGYWEKSFHPDLTIEDFCAYGNTTVKSNMMHKVALYKFVRDEELFCSVVEVPYSGVAVALFILPDRGKLKDLESSLVKEDLDKWRTYFQYKNIDLWIPKFSTYQSYDFKHFLQRLGIRNVFNQHADLSGITAEHHLKISEVLHEVVLVINEDGALGGHSMERLSLSRQGLEPSFRGGLGFPPPPPPPPPPLLMKFDRPFLVFVINSSTGTILLMGKIVTPN